Proteins from a single region of Verrucosispora sp. NA02020:
- a CDS encoding cobalamin-dependent protein (Presence of a B(12) (cobalamin)-binding domain implies dependence on cobalamin itself, in one of its several forms, or in some unusual lineages, dependence on a cobalamin-like analog.), with amino-acid sequence MRVTLFYAPYPGQSFRDEGTTISPVRVRNPKSALVTLAAGARAYLREWGVDAEFRIVDTQVDAGEPEHYASFAYGPRTVDCIRYGGAFENYADEARAADVIGISNNFTNSARVVTDFAKFLKKANPDALIVGGGMDVTARPEWYLANGFDVVIQLEGEQTFARVVEARATGRPIEESVLSRRIGDGIVIMGGPQLNLAELPPMALDLIDDLSIYDDTGEGQPPKTVRAPFTCFETSRGCYRTCSFCATPMRGHYRYMKPDVVRRHFDYFRSVGISNILFQEDNTLSRIQRSGRGTLLHDSGREDTLEIFRIAREYEFSWEFANGLEFGKFLDLGEVDRELMETLFWNDTSGDRWVGCYRVQIPLEYLGDEPTQKFRKLRPFQEQMRIITSMLDLGVRYLTFNMLIGHDDDDQSMIDMYLDRCLELKDRLVEASPEATNYFNVFNRTLLPGTADFRKKADRLAFDIEQTPEVISVYLSPMPSKHLSYYELFEQRLRLTEALNGSLIDQYDGIYRPGSGADEAPVARLDARVAG; translated from the coding sequence ATGCGCGTCACCCTCTTCTACGCCCCGTACCCGGGGCAGTCGTTCCGGGACGAGGGCACCACGATCAGCCCGGTGCGGGTACGCAACCCCAAGAGCGCTCTCGTCACGTTGGCCGCCGGAGCGCGGGCGTACCTGCGGGAGTGGGGTGTCGACGCGGAGTTCCGGATCGTCGACACCCAGGTCGACGCCGGTGAGCCCGAGCACTACGCCTCGTTCGCGTACGGGCCCCGCACCGTCGACTGCATCCGCTACGGCGGCGCCTTCGAGAACTACGCGGACGAGGCGCGGGCCGCCGACGTCATCGGCATCTCGAACAACTTCACCAACTCGGCCCGGGTGGTGACCGACTTCGCCAAGTTCCTCAAGAAGGCCAACCCGGACGCGCTGATCGTGGGCGGCGGGATGGACGTCACCGCCCGGCCCGAGTGGTACCTCGCCAACGGCTTCGACGTGGTGATCCAGCTCGAAGGCGAGCAGACCTTCGCCCGGGTGGTCGAGGCCCGGGCCACCGGCAGACCGATCGAGGAGTCGGTGCTCAGTCGCCGGATCGGCGACGGCATCGTCATCATGGGCGGTCCCCAGCTCAACCTGGCCGAGTTGCCGCCGATGGCACTCGACCTGATCGACGACCTGTCCATCTATGACGACACCGGCGAGGGTCAGCCGCCGAAGACCGTACGGGCACCGTTCACCTGCTTCGAGACCTCGCGCGGTTGTTACCGGACCTGCTCGTTCTGCGCGACCCCGATGCGGGGGCACTACCGCTACATGAAGCCGGACGTGGTGCGCCGGCACTTCGACTACTTCCGGTCGGTCGGCATCTCGAACATCCTCTTCCAGGAGGACAACACGCTCTCCCGGATCCAGCGGTCCGGCCGGGGCACGCTGCTGCACGACTCCGGCCGCGAGGACACCCTGGAGATCTTCCGGATCGCCCGTGAGTACGAGTTCTCCTGGGAGTTCGCCAACGGGCTCGAATTCGGCAAGTTCCTGGACCTCGGTGAGGTGGACCGGGAACTGATGGAGACGTTGTTCTGGAACGACACCAGCGGTGACCGGTGGGTCGGTTGCTATCGGGTCCAGATCCCGTTGGAATACCTCGGGGACGAGCCCACCCAGAAGTTCCGTAAGCTGCGTCCGTTCCAGGAGCAGATGCGGATCATCACGTCCATGCTGGACCTGGGCGTCCGATATCTGACGTTCAACATGCTGATCGGGCACGACGACGATGACCAATCGATGATCGACATGTACCTGGACCGGTGCCTCGAACTCAAGGATCGGCTGGTCGAGGCCAGTCCCGAGGCGACCAACTACTTCAACGTGTTCAACCGGACACTGCTGCCCGGCACTGCGGACTTCCGCAAGAAGGCGGACCGGCTCGCCTTCGACATCGAGCAGACTCCGGAGGTGATCAGCGTCTACCTCTCGCCGATGCCGTCCAAGCACCTGTCGTACTACGAGTTGTTCGAGCAGCGTCTCCGGCTCACCGAGGCGCTGAACGGGTCACTGATCGACCAGTACGACGGGATCTACCGGCCGGGGTCCGGTGCCGACGAGGCCCCGGTGGCCAGGTTGGACGCCCGTGTCGCTGGTTGA
- a CDS encoding MFS transporter, with protein sequence MSLVDAVGRYVELWRTPGVPRVMLPAMLARLPVAIEPLAIFLHVSEKTGSYSAGATALALFSGGLAVAWPVHGRLIDRHGLRRVLPVLALLHAVALVGFVAANQGPGWLLISSVVPVALSMAPVGSTVRAAWALILPPGPKLNTANALEAVLIEVFFVIGPAATGLFTGVFSALATTLLAGGMLVVGSLLYGSAPAVATMRKPDGSAEADATGDGPARSRRPWRVPGVVAILVAAGAAAAAFAVLEVAVPATVSAHGSTAATGVALLSLPPAASVLGGLVWGARQHTRRAVHRYLVLLAVALACMIPLVFATSIPVLAVCLFLAGLPLAALSAEEFGLLGRMVPKTVINESFALAATMMAVGSAAGTLLAGAVLGWFGPAEARLLSPVAALVALAAVLWVRDTLSRVDAPASVGSAS encoded by the coding sequence GTGTCGCTGGTTGACGCCGTCGGGCGGTACGTCGAACTCTGGCGTACCCCCGGCGTACCCCGGGTGATGCTGCCCGCGATGCTCGCCCGACTGCCGGTGGCGATCGAGCCACTCGCGATCTTCCTGCACGTCAGTGAGAAGACCGGGTCCTACTCGGCCGGTGCGACCGCGCTCGCCCTCTTCAGCGGCGGCCTGGCGGTCGCCTGGCCGGTGCACGGTCGACTGATCGACCGCCACGGGTTGCGCCGGGTGCTACCGGTGCTAGCGCTGCTGCACGCGGTGGCGCTGGTCGGGTTCGTCGCCGCGAACCAGGGGCCCGGTTGGCTGTTGATCTCGTCCGTGGTGCCGGTGGCGCTCAGCATGGCGCCGGTCGGTTCGACCGTCCGGGCGGCCTGGGCGCTGATCCTGCCGCCCGGACCGAAGCTGAACACCGCCAACGCCCTGGAAGCGGTGCTGATCGAGGTGTTCTTCGTGATCGGGCCGGCGGCGACCGGCCTGTTCACGGGCGTCTTCAGCGCGCTGGCCACCACCCTGCTGGCCGGCGGCATGCTGGTGGTCGGCTCGCTGCTCTACGGCAGCGCCCCGGCCGTCGCCACCATGCGCAAGCCGGACGGGTCGGCGGAGGCCGACGCGACCGGTGACGGTCCGGCGCGTTCCCGTCGCCCCTGGCGAGTTCCCGGCGTGGTGGCGATCCTGGTCGCCGCCGGTGCCGCCGCCGCCGCCTTCGCCGTCCTGGAGGTCGCGGTGCCGGCCACCGTCTCGGCACATGGCAGCACGGCCGCGACCGGGGTGGCGCTGCTGTCCCTGCCCCCGGCCGCGAGCGTCCTCGGCGGGCTGGTCTGGGGCGCGCGACAGCACACCCGCCGGGCGGTACACCGCTACCTGGTGCTGCTGGCGGTGGCGCTGGCCTGCATGATCCCGCTGGTCTTCGCCACCTCGATCCCGGTGCTCGCGGTCTGCCTGTTCCTCGCCGGCCTCCCGTTGGCGGCGCTCAGCGCCGAGGAGTTCGGGCTGCTCGGCCGGATGGTGCCCAAGACGGTGATCAACGAGTCGTTCGCTCTGGCCGCGACGATGATGGCGGTCGGCAGTGCGGCGGGCACCCTTCTGGCCGGCGCGGTCCTGGGGTGGTTCGGCCCCGCCGAGGCACGTCTGCTGTCCCCGGTGGCCGCGCTCGTCGCGCTCGCGGCCGTCTTGTGGGTGCGGGATACGCTGAGTCGCGTCGATGCCCCGGCCAGCGTCGGCAGCGCATCGTGA
- a CDS encoding radical SAM protein produces MKVNLYYAPYPSQIFQGESEPINTERPYNPKSALTTIAAGLRAYAPHFGYSCDIEIIDLQLGGQRVKYKSLPYGPRVMDCYRYGTPFEEANEKIRAADVHGITCNFTNSAQIVADLALHIKRINPKAIVVVGGVDCTARPQYYLARGADAVVRGEGELTFARLVDAVYRKQDLNTVPNISLPGRLIPHKVDTSETVPMDSIEPMALDLIPDLSVYDDTAEGPPPAGVQGNFICWETSRGCAWRCSFCTAPSRGGYRYMSLPMMEKHLRVFQEYGIKTIVWQEDNPLSRIQQNGAGRYLYDSGREDVLAMFRMFREYGFAWEFANGIEFGKFMQNGSFDHELADALLGSETVDGRWVGCYRVQIPLDNMNVKKRRFPKLLGFDEQVNVLATMLTDHGVGHQTYDLFIGYPEHDREGIDIFTDYCMRLKEELTSVGKGKYKPYFNVFNLSLLPGARDWVTLRSLLQFDIDENPEVIGIFLSAINTDHFTYWDIYQKRLEMTNMLNDREMHRLYDGIYAG; encoded by the coding sequence ATGAAGGTCAATCTCTACTACGCTCCCTACCCCTCGCAGATCTTCCAGGGCGAGAGCGAGCCGATCAACACCGAGCGACCGTACAACCCGAAGAGCGCACTGACCACGATCGCCGCCGGGCTGCGGGCGTACGCACCGCACTTCGGCTACTCCTGCGACATCGAGATCATCGATCTCCAGCTCGGCGGGCAGCGGGTGAAGTACAAGTCGCTGCCGTACGGCCCCCGGGTCATGGACTGCTACCGGTACGGCACCCCGTTCGAGGAGGCCAACGAGAAGATCCGCGCGGCGGACGTGCACGGCATCACCTGCAACTTCACCAACAGCGCGCAGATCGTGGCCGACCTGGCGTTGCACATCAAGCGGATCAACCCCAAGGCGATCGTGGTGGTGGGCGGGGTCGACTGCACCGCCCGTCCGCAGTACTACCTGGCCCGGGGCGCCGACGCGGTGGTGCGCGGGGAGGGCGAGCTGACCTTCGCGCGGCTGGTGGACGCCGTCTATCGCAAGCAGGACCTGAACACGGTGCCGAACATCTCGCTGCCGGGCCGGCTGATCCCCCACAAGGTCGACACCTCCGAGACCGTGCCGATGGACTCGATCGAGCCGATGGCGCTGGACCTCATCCCCGACCTGTCCGTCTACGACGACACCGCCGAGGGTCCGCCGCCTGCCGGTGTGCAGGGCAACTTCATCTGTTGGGAGACCTCCCGGGGATGCGCGTGGCGGTGCTCGTTCTGCACCGCACCGTCGCGGGGCGGCTACCGCTACATGAGCCTGCCCATGATGGAGAAGCACCTCCGGGTCTTCCAGGAGTACGGCATCAAGACGATCGTCTGGCAGGAGGACAATCCGCTCTCCCGGATCCAGCAGAACGGCGCCGGCCGCTACCTGTACGACTCCGGGCGCGAGGACGTCCTCGCCATGTTCCGGATGTTCCGCGAGTACGGCTTCGCCTGGGAGTTCGCCAACGGCATCGAGTTCGGCAAGTTCATGCAGAACGGCAGCTTCGACCACGAACTCGCCGACGCGCTGCTGGGCAGCGAGACCGTCGACGGCCGGTGGGTGGGCTGCTACCGGGTGCAGATCCCGCTGGACAACATGAACGTCAAGAAGCGCCGGTTCCCCAAGCTGCTCGGCTTCGACGAGCAGGTGAACGTCCTGGCCACCATGCTCACCGACCACGGGGTCGGCCACCAGACGTACGACCTGTTCATCGGCTACCCGGAGCACGACCGCGAGGGCATCGACATCTTCACCGACTACTGCATGCGGCTGAAGGAGGAGCTGACCTCGGTCGGCAAGGGCAAGTACAAGCCGTACTTCAACGTGTTCAACCTGTCGCTGCTGCCGGGCGCCCGCGACTGGGTGACGCTGCGCTCGCTGCTCCAGTTCGACATCGACGAGAACCCCGAGGTGATCGGGATCTTCCTGTCGGCCATCAACACCGACCACTTCACCTACTGGGACATCTATCAGAAGCGTCTCGAAATGACGAACATGCTCAACGACCGCGAGATGCACCGTCTCTACGACGGCATCTACGCGGGTTGA